CGTTCGACTGAGCGGTTCGAGCGAGCCTCGCCAAACTCTTACCGAAGTGTGCCACACCGATCCTGCCGAAATGCTCAATGACCGCGAATTACGAATTACGCACTATTCAATATTCGCTCGGACTCGAGTTAGAGTAGAAGAAGATTCAGAGGAATTGATGGGAGGGAAGAAGATGGCGGTGAAACTCAACAAACCCATTTTAATGGGAGGTTTGGGAGCCTCTTTCGGATTGTGGCTGCTGTTGAATGTTAAAGAGTCGGTTTTTCAGGTTGGCGAGTATGGTTTGTTGGCGACGATGGTGTTGGGCGGTGGCTTCTGGTTGTTGAAGTCGCGATCGCCTGCTAAACTGCCTTGGGAAGCTGCGATCGCACCGATGACGAAGGAACGGGTTGAGGGCGCGATCGCACAAGCGAAAACAGTTTTAGCGGCGGTGCAAACTGAAGTTCCCGAACGAGATTTAACCCAACTGCAACAAACCCTCGCAAATCTCCCCGAACGTCTCAACCGCAAAGCGCTGCAATTAGCGGTGACGGGTGGAAAAAATACGGGCAAAACGGCGTTAACGCAGTTACTCAGCGCGCCTGAAAGCGAGGAAACTTGGATTGAAACCGAACCGTTCCTCGTCAGCACCGAAGCGACGGATGCAGCGGCAAAAGTAACGGCTTTAACCTCCGATTTAGCAATCTTCGTGGTTGCGGGCGATTTAACCGATTCAGAACTGAAAATCTTAAAACAGTTGCGCGGGGAAAATCAACGCCTTTTGCTCGCATTTAACAAGCAAGATCGCTTCCTGCCTGAAGAACGAGTTGAAATCCTGCAACAATTGCGCCAGCGCGTTTTTGGCTTAATTCCGGCGGATGATGTCATCGCGATTGCTGCCGCCCCTTCCGAGATGAAAGTTCGCCAGCATCAAGCGGATGGTTCGCAGCAGGAATGGATGGAAGCCCAAGAACCGGAGATTTCGGCGCTGCGCGATCGCCTTTCAGCTATTTTAACAGCGGAACGCGAACAATTAGTTTGGGCGACGGCGTGGCGGGAAGCGATGCAACTGAAAGCTGAAGCCAAAGCCATTTTAAATGCAGCCCGACGCGATCGCGCTATGCCTATTATCGAGCAGTATCAATGGATTGCCGCCGCTGCTGCCTTCGCTAATCCCGTCGCCGCGCTGGATTTGCTTGCCGCTGCTGCCATTAGCGGACAAATGCTTGTAGATCTCAGCGCCATTTACCCCCAAAAATTCTCCCTCGCCCAAGCGCAAACCGTTTCCAGTACGATCGGACAATTGATGGTGAAGTTGGGGATTGTCGAACTCTCTACCCAAGCCATTGGCTCGATTCTTAAGAGTAACGCGATGACTTATGTTGCTGGGGGTGCGGTGCAGGGGGTGAGTGCAGCGTATTTAACCCGCCTTGCTGGTTTAAGCGCGATCGAATATTTCCAAGAAGTGGAATTAAGCGCTGCTACGGGAGAAGAGTTCAACCGCGATCGCTTTAGCAAAATCCTGCAAGCCATCTTCCAACAAAATCAACGTACTGCATTTTTACAGGATTTTGTCAAGAGTTCCTTAGCGCGTCTTGCTCCGGAATCGAAAACTGCTGAAGCCGTTTCGAGCTAATTCTTGCCGATAGATAAATTTTGAGAGCGTAGGTGCGAAGAGTCATTTGCACCTACGTTTCTTTATCGCGATCGCTAGATTTTATCTGTAGGACATTCGTGTCAACTTAAGGTGAAACACTTAGCCCGCCAAGAACTCAAGTTCTTGGCTAATAGCTCAAGTCCATTAAAATGGACTGAATTTCCGAGTCATCTTTAGATGACTTGAGTTATTAGCCTTGGGTTTGAACCCAAGGCGGGCTAGGTGAGCGGGGGGTTAAGCTTAAGTTGACACCCATGAGCAATGCTCTGCCCTAATTTGGCTCGTTTTTTTATCGAACTCATATTTTATTTGAGTTAAAATTAACGTCTATTAATCCCTATAATCATTAAAACAATGAGCGCTCCCGAACCCGTTTTTCGCTGCTCTCAATACCAGCATGACTTGCTTCCTCAAGGTTCTGTTAGTGCTGCCGATTTAGAATTCGCTCGCGAAGTCAAAGAGTTTCGAGTTTCCCTATTTAAACTTTTTCAAACTAAAATTGATGCGGCGATCGCTGAATCCGAGCCAGAAATCGATCCCAATCGTCTTTACCTTCAAATTCGTAAAGTTCTCGACAATTGTGCAGAAGTGCAGCAAGCTCACGAATACCGAGGTATTCTTCAAGACAAAATGTGGGCGAGCGTTTCAACTCAAATTCAAGCAGAGCGGCAGCGCCTTGAAAGCGTTTATCAAAGTCATTGGCAAGGGAAAGGAGCGCTCGAACTCAATTCAAATCTCAAGCTGCCTCTGCATCAATTGAAAACCAATATTCATCGAATGCCGGGAGGTTATCTCGATGGGAACGAAGCCGAACCCTTTGAAGTGGGAGCGCTCTACGATGCTGGAACTTTTTTGTACGGATTGGGATGGTTTGGCCCGCTCAATGACGAACTCGGTCATACTCTAATTAACCAAGTTATAGCGCCTTATTATCCCGATTTTTCTCCCCAAACTATTTTAGATTTGGGCTGTGCGGTCGGCCACAGTACGTTACCGTATACCGCTGCTTACCCAACAGCGAAAGTTTGGGGAATCGATTTAGGTGCTTCGTTGTTGAGATTTGCGATCGCGCGGGCGAGAATTTTGGAGAGTGAGGTTTATTTTGCCCAACAAAATGCCGAAAAAACAGACTTCGACGATCGCAGTTTCGATTTAGTCGTCAGTCATATTTTGCTGCATGAAATTCCAGCCAGCGCACGGCAGCGCGTTTTTACTGAAAGTTACCGACTGTTGAAACCGGGCGGGCTAATGGTGCATCTAGAGAGCATTTTATTCCTGCAACCTCCAACTTGGGTAGCGCGGTATTTTCGGGATACGGAAGTGTGGGCAAATTCAGAACCTTATCTGGCTTCTTCAAAGTTTGAAGACTTTGGAGTTTATGCTTTAAAGGCGGGATTCTCTCCCGATAGCTTTCAAATTCGTTATGTACCGAGCAATGCAGCAGCGCGAGCGGGGCAGCAGCAAGCGAATTGGGTTGCGTTTTGCGCAGTCAAATAAAAATGGGTGACCGGGGGCTCGAACCCCGAACCAGCGGATTAAGAGTCCGATGCTCTACCATTGAGCTAGTCACCCTAAATCGAGGTATTCTTAATGATATCTGTAAGCTATTCTACACTAATCTGTTAGAGAATTCGTGCATTCGAGTCTTGATTTCAAGCGCGATCGCCCCCTAACAGTCTGCTTCGGACGTTTTAGCCTAATTGTGACTTTTGAACTTTAAACTTTAAGTTTTATGTCAGGCTTCCGTTTTCCCTTTTTCAAATCTTCCCGCCCGAAAAGTTCGCAAGCTCCTCCTGTTTCCCCTTCAGTGAGTTCTATTCAATCGCAGAAAAATAAAACTCTTGCGGACTTAGAACGAGAACTCGAAGCTGAAGCCCAATTCATTCAAACGCGCCCGGTTCAGCCTGCGCCGAAACCCAAAAAAAGCAACTTTTTCGGCAAACTGATTGGAGTAGCAGTATTGTTAGGGTTGCCTGTCGGACTGATTTGGGTTGCCAATCTCCCTTACCCGGTTATTCGCCGTCCCGTCGCCCAAAAAGCCCCCCTGCTGCTGCTGCCGAG
The sequence above is a segment of the Oscillatoria sp. FACHB-1406 genome. Coding sequences within it:
- a CDS encoding DUF697 domain-containing protein yields the protein MRLETYIYKSVALYISANVRLSGSSEPRQTLTEVCHTDPAEMLNDRELRITHYSIFARTRVRVEEDSEELMGGKKMAVKLNKPILMGGLGASFGLWLLLNVKESVFQVGEYGLLATMVLGGGFWLLKSRSPAKLPWEAAIAPMTKERVEGAIAQAKTVLAAVQTEVPERDLTQLQQTLANLPERLNRKALQLAVTGGKNTGKTALTQLLSAPESEETWIETEPFLVSTEATDAAAKVTALTSDLAIFVVAGDLTDSELKILKQLRGENQRLLLAFNKQDRFLPEERVEILQQLRQRVFGLIPADDVIAIAAAPSEMKVRQHQADGSQQEWMEAQEPEISALRDRLSAILTAEREQLVWATAWREAMQLKAEAKAILNAARRDRAMPIIEQYQWIAAAAAFANPVAALDLLAAAAISGQMLVDLSAIYPQKFSLAQAQTVSSTIGQLMVKLGIVELSTQAIGSILKSNAMTYVAGGAVQGVSAAYLTRLAGLSAIEYFQEVELSAATGEEFNRDRFSKILQAIFQQNQRTAFLQDFVKSSLARLAPESKTAEAVSS
- a CDS encoding class I SAM-dependent methyltransferase, whose amino-acid sequence is MSAPEPVFRCSQYQHDLLPQGSVSAADLEFAREVKEFRVSLFKLFQTKIDAAIAESEPEIDPNRLYLQIRKVLDNCAEVQQAHEYRGILQDKMWASVSTQIQAERQRLESVYQSHWQGKGALELNSNLKLPLHQLKTNIHRMPGGYLDGNEAEPFEVGALYDAGTFLYGLGWFGPLNDELGHTLINQVIAPYYPDFSPQTILDLGCAVGHSTLPYTAAYPTAKVWGIDLGASLLRFAIARARILESEVYFAQQNAEKTDFDDRSFDLVVSHILLHEIPASARQRVFTESYRLLKPGGLMVHLESILFLQPPTWVARYFRDTEVWANSEPYLASSKFEDFGVYALKAGFSPDSFQIRYVPSNAAARAGQQQANWVAFCAVK